One genomic segment of Deinococcus radiopugnans ATCC 19172 includes these proteins:
- a CDS encoding S41 family peptidase, whose protein sequence is MKPIARPTAPRRVVSGSLPLARMGRALALGSALLLSGTGAQAASSPAQQVFNRVSQLIETNYGGLSTVDRVALAAEYQKRLDAVCNGAADCAEAKAYPVIQAEVTALGDEHTFFQTPEDYKEFSASASGGNRLQFGVKLARLDGENRVVTEVVPGSAAEEGGLRRGDLLLTIDGAPYTFNGLKAAKEEGKPTVLGLTRQGTGLTLTLTSRESSTRDLPRLSYVPASAPAAGAAATSTTAGSEVAVLRIPTFLSGGGVAQRVHDLVGQAQRRGASGMIVDLRGNGGGSLYECDSGVSAFVPSLTRVARSVDGNARTVVSRGTRLEDGRIAGSVHNPKLWTGPLAVLVDGGSASCSEFFAYEIQYAGRGPVIGETTAGVGNTATRIFEVGDGALQLTMLNYAKPDGTPYPTRITPDQPFAQGEEQIRALTQGRDALLDDGVRALAQAPVLTLDPMRNTP, encoded by the coding sequence ATGAAGCCAATCGCGCGCCCCACCGCACCGCGCCGTGTCGTTTCCGGCAGCCTTCCCCTGGCCCGTATGGGACGCGCCCTGGCGCTGGGCAGCGCGCTGCTGCTGAGCGGAACGGGGGCGCAGGCGGCGTCCTCTCCGGCGCAGCAGGTCTTCAACCGGGTCAGCCAGTTGATCGAGACCAATTACGGCGGGCTGTCCACCGTGGACCGGGTGGCGCTGGCCGCCGAGTACCAGAAACGGCTGGACGCCGTGTGCAACGGGGCCGCCGACTGCGCCGAGGCCAAGGCCTACCCGGTGATCCAGGCCGAGGTCACGGCGCTGGGCGACGAACACACCTTTTTCCAGACCCCCGAGGACTACAAGGAGTTCTCGGCCAGTGCCAGCGGCGGCAACCGGTTGCAATTCGGCGTGAAGCTGGCCCGGCTGGACGGCGAGAACCGTGTGGTCACCGAGGTGGTGCCGGGCAGCGCCGCCGAGGAGGGGGGATTGAGGCGCGGTGACCTGCTGCTGACCATCGACGGTGCGCCCTACACCTTCAACGGCCTGAAGGCTGCCAAGGAAGAGGGCAAACCCACCGTCCTGGGGCTGACCCGCCAGGGCACCGGGCTGACCCTGACCCTGACCTCCCGCGAAAGCAGCACCCGCGACCTGCCGCGTCTGAGCTACGTGCCGGCCAGCGCCCCCGCAGCGGGCGCCGCGGCCACCAGCACCACGGCGGGCAGCGAGGTGGCCGTGCTGCGGATTCCCACCTTCCTGTCGGGCGGCGGCGTGGCGCAGCGGGTGCATGACCTGGTGGGGCAGGCGCAGCGGCGCGGGGCCTCGGGCATGATCGTGGACCTGCGCGGCAACGGCGGCGGCAGCCTGTACGAGTGCGACAGCGGCGTGAGCGCCTTCGTGCCCAGCCTGACCCGTGTGGCCCGCAGCGTGGACGGCAACGCCCGCACCGTGGTCAGCCGGGGCACCCGCCTGGAAGACGGCCGCATTGCCGGCAGCGTCCACAACCCCAAACTGTGGACCGGGCCGCTGGCCGTGCTGGTGGACGGCGGCAGCGCCTCGTGCAGCGAATTTTTCGCCTACGAGATCCAGTACGCCGGGCGCGGTCCGGTGATCGGCGAGACCACCGCCGGGGTGGGCAACACCGCCACCCGCATCTTTGAGGTGGGCGACGGCGCGCTGCAGCTGACCATGCTGAATTACGCCAAGCCCGACGGCACGCCGTACCCCACCCGCATCACCCCCGATCAGCCGTTCGCGCAGGGCGAGGAACAGATCCGCGCCCTGACCCAGGGCCGAGACGCCCTGCTCGATGACGGCGTGAGGGCGCTGGCCCAGGCGCCGGTGCTGACGCTGGACCCGATGCGAAATACGCCCTGA
- a CDS encoding AAA family ATPase has protein sequence MRPLRLEVQGFTAFRQFTELDFADLELFALVGPTGSGKSSLLDAMTFALYGYTERLGGSGLDALISQGERGLSVGLTFETGGVTYRASRTKGRKQAENEVRFERKDTDGRWANLSDGGVKGVNERIQTVVGLTFKNFTRSVMLPQGEFARLLHGSGKERQAILGELTGLEHVAAMQRVASERAKELKHRAGSLNSVLENEYAGVTAEVIADLRAERERTDAEAEGLRDRLEALQNTLARLRETEKVWRAREDTVRRIAALDARAAGVQAGAARAVQARRVAGVLPLLDAAERARIAAEREARALAGAQGAATGAARAAEAAQTNLDAAQEAEAGIPELEARADKLREAEADAARLKRSGGTPQTTHPQPLEWDEDAFLVARAGAEKAERNRQERVQIEAERLGLNSALARFKAEETAQAQETAEMERVRREGTEAKANLDAAQKALEEARLTSGLASYRTHLHVGEDCPLCLQEVRALPDAPQADLSAAQDRVKVLSATQDERRNRFSDLRAALKARETWLADKEAENRNWQEGLEARERDLRAAEALVTGDPQTEALRLLAGLAGRVRAAGADPAGKRRQLLSDVTAIRRRVQEAGAALSRAAGDLAAANATLAAAQSASAGRETDATEAQAALDTALAALKMDAAQARAAALPEADIAALEEAARTQAAQRAQQAEALAELERQLGAAPFDPAQLSQVGRDLTATDAALAAARERAGSLAEQERAGRERLSRKAEIEAQAADAARTFDTWQTLTNSLKANEFQQFLLAEVEAQLLTRAGLLLHEISDGRYRLALADGDYVVQDLWNAGEVRGVKTLSGGETFLASLSLAIALSDYLAGNKILGALFLDEGFGTLDPQALEAVANALESLRTQGRMVGIVTHVESLSERLPSRLLVTKSVAGSSVQRLDL, from the coding sequence ATGAGGCCCCTGCGGCTGGAGGTTCAGGGCTTCACCGCCTTTCGCCAGTTCACCGAGCTGGATTTTGCCGATCTGGAACTGTTCGCGCTGGTGGGGCCGACGGGCAGCGGGAAATCCAGCCTGCTGGACGCCATGACCTTCGCGCTGTACGGGTACACCGAGCGGCTGGGCGGCTCCGGGCTGGACGCGCTGATCTCGCAGGGCGAGCGCGGCCTGAGCGTGGGCCTGACCTTCGAGACCGGGGGCGTCACCTACCGCGCCTCGCGCACCAAGGGCCGCAAGCAGGCCGAGAACGAGGTGCGTTTCGAGCGCAAGGATACGGACGGACGCTGGGCCAACCTCAGCGACGGCGGCGTCAAGGGCGTCAACGAGCGCATCCAGACGGTGGTGGGGCTGACCTTCAAGAACTTCACCCGCAGCGTGATGCTGCCGCAGGGCGAGTTTGCCCGCCTGCTGCACGGCAGCGGCAAGGAGCGGCAGGCGATTCTGGGCGAGCTGACCGGACTGGAGCACGTCGCCGCCATGCAGCGCGTGGCCTCGGAGAGGGCCAAGGAACTCAAGCACCGCGCGGGCAGCCTGAACAGCGTATTGGAGAACGAATATGCGGGCGTGACGGCAGAGGTGATCGCCGACCTGCGGGCCGAACGCGAGCGCACCGACGCCGAGGCCGAGGGCCTGCGCGACCGGCTGGAGGCGTTGCAGAACACTCTGGCCCGCCTGCGCGAGACCGAGAAGGTCTGGCGCGCGCGCGAGGACACCGTGCGCCGGATCGCCGCGCTGGACGCCCGCGCCGCCGGGGTGCAGGCCGGGGCGGCGCGGGCGGTGCAGGCCCGCCGGGTGGCCGGGGTGCTGCCGCTGCTGGACGCCGCCGAACGCGCCCGCATTGCCGCCGAGCGTGAGGCCCGCGCGCTGGCCGGAGCACAGGGGGCCGCCACTGGGGCTGCCCGCGCCGCCGAGGCTGCCCAGACCAATCTGGACGCCGCGCAGGAGGCCGAGGCCGGCATTCCCGAGCTGGAAGCCCGCGCCGACAAACTGCGCGAGGCCGAGGCCGACGCCGCCCGCCTCAAGCGTTCCGGCGGCACGCCCCAGACCACCCACCCGCAACCGCTGGAGTGGGACGAGGACGCCTTTCTGGTGGCCCGCGCCGGGGCCGAGAAGGCCGAGAGGAACCGGCAGGAGCGGGTGCAGATCGAGGCCGAGCGGCTGGGGCTGAATTCGGCGCTGGCCCGCTTTAAGGCGGAAGAAACCGCTCAGGCCCAGGAAACGGCCGAGATGGAGCGCGTCAGGCGCGAGGGAACGGAAGCGAAGGCGAACCTGGACGCCGCGCAGAAAGCCCTGGAAGAAGCCCGGCTCACCTCCGGCCTGGCCTCGTACCGCACGCACCTGCATGTGGGTGAGGACTGCCCGCTGTGCCTGCAGGAGGTCCGCGCGTTGCCCGACGCCCCGCAGGCCGATCTGAGCGCCGCGCAGGACCGCGTGAAGGTGCTGAGCGCCACCCAGGACGAGCGCCGCAACCGCTTCAGCGACCTGCGCGCTGCCTTGAAAGCCCGCGAGACGTGGCTGGCCGACAAGGAGGCCGAGAACCGCAACTGGCAAGAAGGCCTGGAGGCGCGCGAAAGAGACCTGCGCGCCGCCGAGGCGCTGGTGACGGGCGATCCCCAGACGGAAGCCCTGCGCCTGCTGGCCGGGCTGGCCGGGCGGGTGCGCGCGGCGGGGGCCGATCCTGCCGGAAAACGCCGCCAGCTTCTGAGCGACGTGACGGCCATCCGCAGGCGCGTACAGGAAGCGGGGGCGGCCCTGTCGCGTGCGGCGGGCGATCTGGCGGCGGCGAATGCCACGCTGGCGGCCGCCCAGAGTGCCTCGGCAGGCCGGGAGACGGACGCCACGGAAGCGCAGGCGGCGCTGGATACCGCCCTCGCCGCCCTGAAGATGGACGCTGCCCAGGCCCGCGCCGCCGCGCTGCCGGAGGCCGACATCGCCGCGTTGGAGGAGGCCGCGCGCACTCAGGCCGCACAACGCGCGCAGCAGGCTGAGGCGCTGGCCGAACTGGAACGACAGCTGGGCGCGGCCCCCTTCGATCCGGCGCAGCTGTCGCAGGTGGGCCGCGACCTGACCGCCACCGACGCTGCGCTAGCCGCCGCCCGCGAACGCGCCGGCAGCCTGGCCGAGCAGGAAAGAGCCGGACGCGAACGCCTGAGCCGCAAGGCCGAGATCGAGGCCCAGGCCGCCGACGCCGCCCGCACCTTCGACACCTGGCAGACGCTGACCAATTCCCTGAAGGCCAACGAGTTCCAGCAGTTCCTGCTGGCCGAGGTGGAGGCGCAGCTGCTGACCCGCGCCGGCCTGCTGCTGCACGAGATCAGCGACGGGCGCTACCGGCTGGCGCTGGCAGACGGCGACTACGTGGTGCAGGACCTGTGGAACGCGGGCGAGGTGCGCGGCGTCAAGACCCTCTCCGGCGGCGAGACGTTCCTGGCCTCGTTGTCGCTGGCCATCGCCCTGAGCGACTATCTGGCGGGCAACAAGATTCTGGGCGCACTGTTTCTGGACGAGGGCTTCGGCACCCTGGATCCGCAGGCGCTGGAAGCGGTGGCGAACGCGCTGGAAAGCCTGCGCACCCAGGGCCGCATGGTGGGCATCGTCACCCACGTCGAGAGCCTGTCTGAACGCCTGCCCAGCCGCCTGCTGGTGACCAAGAGCGTGGCCGGCAGCAGCGTGCAGCGGCTGGACTTATAA
- the accC gene encoding acetyl-CoA carboxylase biotin carboxylase subunit yields MFKKILIANRGEIALRVIRTARELGVKTVVVYSTADENSLPVLLADESVCVGPPASNASYLNIPNILSAALMTGAEGIHPGYGFMAENPDFAEMCREHGLVFIGPTPESMRALGSKAGGREIAAESNVPVVPGTGILEDLDAAVLAAKQIGYPVLLKASAGGGGRGQKVIRTQDELKKGFAQAQEEARLYFSDPALIMEKFLEEFRHVEVQVMGDGKGHVIHIGERDCSIQRRNQKLIEEAPSTLPDSLRQEILAAGVRLAQHVNYAGAGTLEFIVDRDGNYYFMEMNTRIQVEHCVSEMISGLDLVRMQLEIASGHGLNLKQEDVVLRGHAIECRLNAEDPSKDFRPAAGRIDDVHFAGGPGVRVDSHAYTGYVIPPHYDSLIGKLIVHHDSRAEAIARMKRALEETVIQGPKTTIPLYIKIMDNPFYKRGAVMTNFLKTRMDM; encoded by the coding sequence ATGTTCAAGAAAATACTGATCGCCAACCGGGGCGAGATCGCCCTGCGCGTTATCCGCACGGCGCGCGAGCTGGGCGTCAAGACGGTGGTGGTGTACTCCACCGCCGACGAGAACAGCCTGCCCGTGCTGCTGGCCGACGAGTCGGTGTGCGTGGGGCCGCCGGCCAGCAACGCGTCGTACCTCAACATTCCCAACATCCTGTCGGCGGCCCTCATGACCGGCGCCGAGGGCATCCACCCCGGCTACGGCTTCATGGCCGAGAACCCCGACTTCGCCGAGATGTGCCGCGAACACGGCCTGGTCTTTATCGGCCCCACGCCGGAAAGCATGCGGGCGCTGGGGTCCAAGGCGGGCGGGCGTGAAATCGCCGCCGAGTCCAACGTGCCGGTGGTGCCTGGAACGGGCATTCTGGAAGACCTGGACGCGGCGGTGCTGGCTGCCAAGCAGATCGGCTACCCCGTGTTGCTCAAGGCCAGCGCGGGCGGCGGTGGGCGCGGCCAGAAGGTCATCCGCACGCAGGACGAGCTGAAGAAGGGCTTCGCGCAGGCGCAGGAGGAAGCGCGACTGTACTTCAGCGATCCGGCGCTGATCATGGAGAAGTTCCTCGAAGAGTTCCGGCACGTGGAAGTGCAGGTGATGGGCGACGGCAAGGGCCACGTCATCCACATCGGCGAGCGCGACTGCTCCATTCAGCGGCGCAACCAGAAGCTGATCGAGGAGGCGCCCAGCACGCTGCCCGACAGCCTGCGCCAGGAGATTCTGGCGGCGGGCGTGCGGCTGGCGCAGCACGTCAACTACGCTGGGGCCGGCACGCTGGAATTCATCGTGGACCGCGACGGGAACTACTATTTCATGGAGATGAACACCCGCATTCAGGTGGAACACTGCGTTTCCGAGATGATCAGCGGCCTGGATCTGGTGCGGATGCAGCTGGAAATCGCCAGCGGCCACGGTCTGAACCTGAAGCAGGAGGACGTGGTGCTGCGCGGCCACGCCATCGAGTGCCGCCTGAACGCCGAGGATCCGTCCAAGGATTTCCGCCCGGCGGCAGGCCGCATCGACGACGTGCATTTCGCGGGCGGCCCCGGCGTGCGCGTGGATTCTCACGCCTACACCGGCTACGTGATCCCGCCGCACTACGACAGTCTGATCGGCAAGCTGATCGTCCATCACGACAGCCGCGCCGAGGCGATTGCCCGCATGAAGCGCGCCCTGGAAGAAACGGTGATCCAGGGGCCGAAGACCACCATTCCGCTGTACATCAAGATCATGGACAACCCGTTCTACAAGCGCGGCGCGGTCATGACCAACTTCCTGAAAACGCGCATGGACATGTAG
- a CDS encoding IclR family transcriptional regulator, translated as MLSLQKAANILSAFSAEQPEWGVRALAAHLGVPRATAHAYLAGLTGAGFLRRTPVGKYRLSWHLAEMGAQLTASLPWFPDARALITRLALEVRSVAFLCILEGEEVVAAIRERHPDADIDLPLDIYLPATSTASGKILYAHGDITPRTFATCTQSSITTLDEWHTEVARVQRLGYAYSIEEWIPGQCTLGVPYHYAGALVAAIGVQMSAERYLREERAIRERVLDIVREAEGLG; from the coding sequence GTGCTGTCCCTCCAAAAAGCGGCGAACATCCTGTCGGCCTTCAGCGCCGAGCAGCCTGAGTGGGGCGTGCGCGCCCTGGCGGCGCATCTGGGCGTGCCACGCGCCACCGCCCACGCCTACCTGGCAGGCCTGACCGGAGCGGGCTTCCTGCGCCGCACGCCGGTGGGCAAATACCGGCTGTCGTGGCATCTGGCCGAGATGGGCGCGCAGCTGACCGCGTCTCTGCCGTGGTTCCCCGACGCCCGCGCGCTGATCACCCGGCTGGCGCTGGAGGTGCGTTCGGTGGCCTTTCTGTGCATTCTGGAGGGCGAGGAGGTGGTGGCCGCCATCCGCGAGCGCCACCCGGACGCCGACATCGATCTGCCGCTGGACATCTACCTGCCCGCCACCTCCACCGCCAGCGGCAAGATTCTGTACGCCCACGGGGACATCACGCCCAGGACCTTTGCCACCTGCACCCAGAGCAGCATCACCACGCTGGACGAGTGGCACACCGAGGTGGCGCGGGTCCAGCGGCTGGGCTACGCCTACAGCATCGAGGAATGGATTCCGGGGCAGTGCACCCTGGGCGTGCCCTACCACTACGCGGGCGCGCTGGTGGCCGCCATCGGCGTGCAGATGAGCGCCGAGCGTTACCTGCGCGAGGAACGCGCCATTCGCGAGCGGGTGCTGGACATCGTGCGCGAGGCCGAGGGCCTGGGCTGA
- a CDS encoding M20/M25/M40 family metallo-hydrolase, translating into MPLDYLARIAQTPAPTFQEGQRAELIAELWRELGYPCEIDAVGNVLTRISPPGTEGHPALLLASHLDTVFEAGTDVTVREDGGRLIGPGVGDNSASLAVLTALLRDLRGQTGLLRRPLWLAANVGEEGLGDLRGSKHLISQHRPALGAFIAVDGYLGIAVTRGVGVRRYRATFLGPGGHSWGDQAPSTLHALGRAISALYALPLPPTPRTTLNVGLASGGTSVNSIAASAELLLDLRSLDPDVLGRLDRRAVSALHAAAREAGVSVRIEQVGDRPGGDLHSAGLLPPIREAAREIKTELRTASSSTDANAAAPHGLPAVAIGVYRGGNAHRLDEWVQLSSLAPGLKFLRRVVELYQQQPVA; encoded by the coding sequence ATGCCTCTTGATTATCTGGCGCGGATCGCGCAGACGCCTGCGCCCACATTCCAGGAGGGACAGCGGGCCGAGTTGATCGCGGAGCTGTGGCGGGAGCTGGGCTATCCCTGCGAGATCGACGCGGTGGGCAACGTGCTGACCCGCATCAGCCCGCCCGGCACCGAGGGCCACCCCGCGCTGCTGCTGGCCTCGCACCTCGACACCGTGTTCGAGGCCGGCACCGACGTGACGGTGCGCGAGGATGGCGGACGGCTGATCGGGCCGGGGGTAGGCGACAACAGCGCCAGCCTGGCGGTGCTCACGGCCCTGCTGCGCGATCTGCGCGGGCAGACCGGCCTGCTGCGCCGGCCGCTGTGGCTGGCGGCCAACGTGGGCGAGGAAGGCCTGGGTGACCTGCGCGGCAGCAAGCACCTGATCTCGCAGCACCGCCCTGCGCTGGGCGCCTTCATCGCGGTGGACGGCTACCTGGGTATCGCGGTCACGCGCGGGGTGGGGGTGCGGCGCTACCGGGCCACCTTCCTGGGGCCGGGCGGGCACTCCTGGGGCGACCAGGCCCCCAGCACCCTGCACGCGCTGGGCCGGGCGATCAGCGCCCTGTACGCCCTGCCGCTGCCGCCCACGCCACGCACGACCCTGAACGTGGGCCTGGCCTCGGGCGGCACCAGCGTCAATTCCATCGCGGCCAGCGCCGAACTGCTGCTGGACCTGCGCTCGCTGGATCCCGACGTGCTGGGCAGGCTGGACCGCCGCGCGGTCTCGGCGCTGCACGCGGCGGCGCGCGAGGCCGGCGTGAGCGTGCGCATCGAGCAGGTGGGCGACCGCCCCGGTGGCGACCTGCACAGCGCGGGCCTGCTGCCCCCCATCCGTGAGGCGGCCCGCGAGATCAAGACCGAGTTGCGCACGGCGTCGAGCAGCACCGACGCCAACGCCGCCGCGCCGCATGGCCTGCCCGCCGTCGCCATCGGCGTGTACCGCGGCGGCAACGCGCACCGTCTGGACGAATGGGTGCAGCTGAGCAGCCTGGCGCCGGGGCTGAAATTCCTGCGCCGCGTGGTGGAGCTGTACCAGCAGCAGCCGGTGGCCTAG
- a CDS encoding M42 family metallopeptidase → MNPAFDLDYTLDVLVRLLDTPSPTGFTDAAVALIEKEVQALGLTPQRTRKGALTWEVPGTGEGHVTFSGHTDTLGAMVKGIKPGGRLLLSMLGGYDWATVEGEDVRVHTQSGRVITGTVVNIRQSTHVHGAALRDLKREAAVMEVRLDEQTTSAAETRSLGVGVGDFVSFDARPRVTAAGYIKSRHLDNKAAVAIFLAVTKTLVKNPPAKTVAFHVTTYEEVGHGAATGIPPHTDELIAVDMAAVGEGQTSSEHGVTLCVADSGGPYDHALGNRLRAAAAAAGLDLRVDLYPYYASDGTAAWRAGGDYPVALIGPGVDASHSYERMHTDALRDTAALMLTYVK, encoded by the coding sequence ATGAACCCCGCATTTGATCTGGACTACACCCTGGATGTTCTCGTGCGCCTGCTGGACACCCCCAGCCCCACCGGCTTCACGGACGCCGCCGTCGCGCTGATCGAGAAGGAAGTTCAGGCGCTGGGCCTCACGCCTCAGCGCACCCGCAAGGGCGCCCTCACCTGGGAGGTGCCGGGCACGGGGGAGGGCCACGTGACCTTCAGCGGCCACACCGACACGCTGGGGGCGATGGTCAAGGGCATCAAGCCGGGCGGCCGCCTGCTGCTGTCCATGCTGGGCGGCTACGACTGGGCCACCGTGGAAGGCGAGGACGTGCGCGTGCACACCCAGAGCGGGCGCGTCATCACCGGCACGGTGGTCAACATCCGCCAGAGCACTCACGTTCACGGCGCGGCCCTGCGTGACCTGAAGCGTGAGGCCGCCGTGATGGAGGTGCGGCTGGACGAGCAGACGACCAGCGCCGCCGAGACCCGCAGCCTGGGCGTCGGCGTCGGTGATTTCGTCAGCTTCGACGCGCGGCCGCGCGTGACGGCGGCCGGGTACATCAAATCGCGCCACCTGGACAACAAGGCGGCGGTGGCGATTTTCCTGGCCGTGACGAAGACACTGGTGAAAAACCCGCCTGCGAAAACGGTGGCCTTTCACGTCACCACCTACGAGGAAGTGGGCCACGGCGCGGCCACCGGCATTCCGCCCCACACCGACGAACTGATCGCCGTGGACATGGCGGCGGTGGGCGAGGGCCAGACCAGCAGCGAGCACGGCGTGACCCTGTGCGTGGCCGACAGCGGCGGCCCCTACGATCACGCGCTGGGCAACCGGCTGCGGGCGGCGGCGGCGGCGGCGGGCCTGGACCTGCGGGTGGACCTGTACCCGTATTACGCCTCGGACGGCACGGCGGCGTGGCGGGCCGGCGGCGACTACCCGGTGGCTTTGATCGGCCCTGGCGTGGACGCCAGCCACTCCTACGAGCGCATGCACACCGATGCCCTGCGCGATACGGCGGCGCTGATGCTGACGTACGTGAAGTAA
- the accB gene encoding acetyl-CoA carboxylase biotin carboxyl carrier protein, translated as MNPDDLKQMLDALKAADVREFSLKTGSFSLDLKRGPQAMSGPAFAPSAPAAPQAQAAPSTPAESAPAPAPSAAAATEAAQAAPAASPPPAPAAAKGAPVKAPIVGTFYASSSPDAAPYVKVGDTVAAGQVLCIIEAMKLMNEIEAETGGVVREILVKNAEPVEYGQTLFLIE; from the coding sequence ATGAACCCAGACGACCTGAAACAGATGCTCGATGCCCTCAAAGCCGCCGATGTCCGCGAATTCAGTCTCAAGACCGGCAGCTTTTCACTGGACCTCAAGCGCGGCCCGCAGGCCATGAGCGGCCCGGCCTTCGCGCCCAGCGCCCCCGCCGCGCCGCAGGCCCAGGCTGCCCCCAGCACCCCCGCCGAGAGTGCGCCGGCCCCGGCCCCCAGCGCCGCAGCAGCCACCGAGGCGGCCCAGGCCGCGCCCGCCGCCAGCCCGCCCCCCGCCCCAGCGGCGGCCAAGGGGGCGCCGGTCAAGGCCCCCATCGTCGGCACGTTCTACGCCAGCAGCAGCCCGGACGCCGCGCCCTACGTCAAGGTGGGCGACACTGTGGCCGCCGGGCAGGTGCTGTGCATCATCGAGGCCATGAAGCTGATGAACGAGATCGAGGCCGAGACGGGCGGCGTGGTGCGCGAGATTCTGGTCAAGAACGCCGAGCCGGTGGAATACGGCCAGACGCTGTTCCTCATCGAGTAA
- a CDS encoding exonuclease SbcCD subunit D, producing MRVLHTADFHAGRNLRGFDRTPEIHAALTEIAGLARSEKADAVLVSGDLFDTGNPSADAEAAVFDFFLRLRDAGIPGIIIAGNHDSSARLDSVTGLLGWVGIQAVAQPSSNPQDMVRTIETKGGETLTVGALPYLSERRLVKAADVMGGDTGAWRQKYREGMGFFLRRLGEGFRAGHVNMLMAHATMDGAVPSGSERTLQFDLTNAYTLSGLQLPPGAQYVALGHIHKPQQVSDAPLACYPGSIIQLDFGEGGEKKQVNLVEVEAGRPARVYALPLASGRELKTLRADLDSVEARIRALGSFDGLLKVVVRAPSGTALPGLKDRVLKLAPNTLAVDLEAAQEDLALPELKREGLSLTQLYEQYYRERRGELPDDLRAAFKEADEAARMEEMA from the coding sequence ATGCGCGTCCTTCACACCGCCGATTTCCACGCGGGCCGCAATCTGCGCGGCTTTGACCGAACCCCCGAGATCCACGCCGCCCTGACCGAGATCGCCGGGCTGGCCCGCAGCGAAAAGGCCGACGCCGTGCTGGTGTCCGGCGACCTGTTCGACACCGGCAACCCGTCGGCCGACGCCGAGGCCGCCGTGTTCGACTTTTTCCTTCGCCTGCGCGACGCGGGGATTCCAGGCATCATCATTGCCGGGAACCACGACAGTTCAGCGCGGCTGGACTCGGTGACCGGGCTGCTGGGCTGGGTGGGCATTCAGGCCGTGGCGCAGCCCAGCAGCAATCCGCAGGACATGGTGCGGACCATTGAAACGAAAGGCGGTGAGACCCTGACCGTGGGCGCGCTGCCGTACCTTTCGGAGCGGCGGCTGGTCAAGGCGGCCGACGTGATGGGCGGCGACACCGGCGCGTGGCGGCAGAAGTACCGCGAGGGCATGGGCTTTTTCCTGCGCCGCCTGGGCGAGGGCTTCCGCGCGGGCCACGTGAACATGCTGATGGCCCACGCCACCATGGACGGCGCGGTGCCCAGCGGCAGTGAACGCACCCTGCAGTTCGACCTGACCAACGCCTACACCCTGTCGGGCCTGCAACTGCCGCCGGGCGCGCAGTACGTGGCGCTGGGCCACATCCACAAGCCGCAGCAGGTGTCGGACGCGCCGCTGGCGTGCTATCCGGGCAGCATCATCCAGCTGGATTTCGGCGAGGGCGGCGAGAAGAAGCAGGTCAATCTGGTGGAGGTGGAGGCCGGACGCCCCGCCCGCGTCTACGCCCTGCCGCTGGCGAGTGGCCGCGAACTGAAGACCCTGCGCGCCGATCTGGACAGCGTGGAGGCCCGCATCCGGGCGCTGGGCAGCTTCGACGGCCTGCTGAAGGTGGTGGTGCGCGCCCCCAGCGGCACCGCCCTGCCGGGCCTGAAAGACCGCGTGCTGAAGCTGGCCCCCAACACTCTGGCGGTCGATCTGGAGGCCGCCCAGGAAGACCTGGCCCTGCCCGAACTGAAACGCGAGGGCCTGAGCCTGACCCAGCTGTACGAGCAGTACTACCGCGAGCGGCGCGGCGAATTGCCCGACGATCTGCGCGCCGCCTTCAAGGAAGCGGACGAGGCGGCGCGGATGGAGGAAATGGCATGA